A genomic segment from Candidatus Bipolaricaulota bacterium encodes:
- the tsaB gene encoding tRNA (adenosine(37)-N6)-threonylcarbamoyltransferase complex dimerization subunit type 1 TsaB, whose product MITLGIDSSEAEGGVALIRDGMVLGEERFSERLRHSEELLPAVNRLTDSCGIGLDEIARVCVNRGPGSFTGLRIGLATAMGFSQARGIPVTGVDGTLAYRARVKAHRVCVIIVNRRDLFYARWFSGERASGDVEVVTRDDIVSRLSAERRGIVVVGSGAEALRDELSSLPAVEVAPPEANRASSVWIARLGEEKGDENELLTLEPLYVEPAIRTKIER is encoded by the coding sequence ATGATAACGCTGGGGATCGATTCCTCCGAGGCCGAAGGTGGGGTAGCCCTCATCCGTGATGGGATGGTGCTCGGAGAAGAGCGCTTTTCGGAACGATTGCGGCACTCGGAGGAGCTCCTCCCCGCGGTGAACCGGCTCACTGATTCGTGCGGGATCGGATTGGACGAGATCGCGCGGGTGTGCGTCAACCGAGGGCCAGGCTCGTTCACTGGCCTGCGGATAGGCCTCGCCACCGCGATGGGATTCAGCCAGGCCCGCGGGATCCCAGTGACCGGGGTGGACGGGACGCTCGCCTACCGCGCCCGGGTAAAGGCACACCGTGTTTGCGTCATCATCGTTAACCGGCGCGACCTGTTCTATGCCCGCTGGTTCTCCGGGGAGAGAGCAAGCGGTGATGTGGAAGTAGTTACGCGGGATGATATCGTCTCCCGCCTGAGTGCGGAACGGCGCGGGATCGTGGTGGTGGGGAGCGGAGCCGAGGCGTTGCGGGATGAGCTCTCTTCCCTCCCCGCGGTCGAGGTCGCCCCGCCAGAGGCGAACCGAGCCTCGTCGGTTTGGATCGCCCGTTTGGGAGAAGAAAAAGGGGATGAGAATGAGCTTCTCACCCTCGAGCCGTTGTATGTAGAGCCAGCGATAAGAACTAAAATAGAGAGGTGA
- a CDS encoding 50S ribosomal protein L28: protein MARVCEICGKRPATGNTISHSHRKTRRVRAPNIQRVHAYVDGKKQWINVCTRCIKSGRVQKVV, encoded by the coding sequence ATGGCACGAGTATGCGAGATCTGTGGGAAACGCCCGGCGACGGGGAACACGATCAGCCATTCCCACCGTAAGACCCGCCGGGTACGGGCGCCGAACATCCAGCGCGTGCATGCCTACGTTGATGGAAAGAAGCAGTGGATCAACGTGTGCACCCGCTGCATCAAGTCAGGGCGCGTGCAGAAGGTAGTCTGA
- a CDS encoding S1 RNA-binding domain-containing protein produces MAIQIGATVSGKVIRISAEGTFVSLPEGKTGLIPAPHEGAVFSVGETIVARVVTTGEGVVELAFVSARVAGTADPFEKEFNRLNHVLQSCAPRSISPPSSQEPLLEERLKAWVKEAEAGLSRLRKHRGKRLSETIEGHEGRRNAKRDRNHR; encoded by the coding sequence ATGGCCATTCAAATCGGTGCTACCGTCTCCGGGAAGGTGATTCGGATCTCGGCGGAGGGGACTTTTGTCTCTCTCCCTGAGGGGAAGACCGGGCTGATTCCCGCCCCGCATGAAGGGGCGGTTTTTTCTGTTGGGGAAACGATCGTTGCCCGGGTAGTCACCACGGGAGAAGGGGTGGTGGAGCTTGCCTTTGTCTCGGCACGAGTGGCGGGAACGGCTGATCCGTTCGAGAAGGAATTCAACCGCTTGAACCATGTCCTGCAGTCGTGCGCCCCGCGATCAATCTCCCCTCCAAGCTCACAGGAGCCGTTGCTGGAGGAGCGACTGAAAGCGTGGGTGAAAGAGGCCGAGGCGGGGCTTTCCCGCCTGCGCAAGCACCGTGGCAAGCGGCTCAGCGAGACGATCGAAGGACACGAGGGGAGGAGGAATGCCAAAAGGGACCGTAATCATCGATGA
- a CDS encoding 4Fe-4S binding protein, which produces MPKGTVIIDEERCKGCGLCIAACPQDVLAFSGKINRSGYNYVHMEHPEKCVGCAFCAMTCPDVAIEVYREKVAA; this is translated from the coding sequence ATGCCAAAAGGGACCGTAATCATCGATGAGGAGCGGTGCAAGGGGTGCGGGCTGTGCATCGCGGCGTGCCCGCAGGACGTCCTCGCCTTCTCCGGGAAGATCAACCGGAGCGGCTACAACTACGTACACATGGAGCATCCGGAGAAATGCGTCGGATGCGCGTTCTGCGCCATGACCTGCCCGGACGTGGCGATCGAGGTCTACCGCGAGAAGGTCGCGGCGTAA